The following is a genomic window from Synechococcus sp. JA-2-3B'a(2-13).
CCAGCGCACCAGCCGCTGAGAGAGCACGAAAGCTTCTGGTTCGTCCCCTTTGATGCCGACTTGGCTGCTAAAGCAGGCGATGACCTCCTCGTTCAGCTCCGGTTTAGAAGGATCGCTGTGAAACTGCAACCGAACCTGACTTTGTACCTGGAAACTCTCTTGAGCTTGGTTGTCCAAAACCTCCTGGCCTACCCGATGTACCCGCACCCCTTGCAACTGAGCCAAGGGATAGGAAAACACCTGCTGCCGCCAAAAGCCCCAAGGGCCACGCAGGTGGGTCAGGGTCACCCGTTGGCTTTGGCAATCTAGATTCAGGATCTGCCCCAACCCCCAAGGGATCCCAGCCCACAGGCCCATCCCCACAGCCACCAAACCCAACAGCGGCGAACGAGCCCACAGTTGGGATCCCAAAATTAGCAGCACCAAGCCTGCTGCCGCCCGCCAAGCCAGTTGCTGAGAGGTAAACCGCTGTAGGGCAATGCGCAGCCGTTTGGGATTGCGCTCCAGAACCTGCGGATAGACCGGTGCCATGAAATGGGATCCCACTGCTTAGGCTAGCTTAACAGGGGTTGCTTTTCCCTAGGCGCTGAAGGCATCTTATCCGGGCATTGCGTTGGTGAAAAACTACAACTCCGGCTCGGCAAAAAACTCTGATAAATCCAGCGCAAATCCAGGGATCACCTCTCCACCTTCCAGGATGTCGCCGGGTTTCTTCAATGCTTCAGGCTCAGGCCGGCGATAGACCAGAACGTATTTCTCTTCAGGATGAATGATCCAGACCAGCCGGGATCCATTCTCAAAATACTCAACGAGCCTATCATGGATCTCTCCAATGGTGTTGGCATCGGAGAGAACTTCTACAGCCAAGTCTGGGGATCCCTCAATATAACCCCTTGGGATCCCGCCCAGAGATTGCAGTCGTTCTTTGGAAAAAAAAGAACAATCCGGAGAGCGGCGATTACCGGATTTCATTTTGAAGGAAGTATCGGAATCGAAGGTAAATCCAATCCTTTGACTGCGAACGTACGAGCCTAGAATGATATGAATCAAACTTACGTAGTACCCATGCTTTGCGCCTGCCGAGCCCACAGTAACCAGTTCTCCATTCACAACCTCATAGCGATTGCCATCCTCCGGTAAAGCCATAAACTCTTCGTCAGTCCAAATTTTTCGAGAAGCTGCCGGAGAACTATCAGCAGGTGCCTCGGCCAATTTTTCTCTTTCCAAAACCTCGACCATCATGACCTCCGCAATGAAAAACGGCTAAACCAACCAAGGGAGCCGGTCTGGGGTCAACACATCCTGAAGAGCGATCTGCACGCCCGGTAAGAAGTCAGCAAGCTGCCCTGAGGGATCCCCTTATTCAGGATCCACTAGGGATCCCATGAACAACACGGTTTGGGCCGCTGGGTTGCCGCCGGATCCGGAGGCCACAATGGCAAACCAGAAGGGCCGATCTGCCACAAATTGAAAGGGCTCTTGCCGGTCGACAGCAGTCCGGGAGACGATCACCCCAGTAGCGGCTGCCGCCTCGGATCCCTCTTCGTTCACTTCAATTGCTGCTTTGTGCAGGACTTTGCTGATCCGCGCTGGCTCTGGGGTCATCTGGCTGAAATCGGCTCGGTTGGAAAAGGCAACTCCCAGGCCCAACTGCTGCAGAACGGAAGTGAGATCCGTTTCATAAGCCAATTCAAATCTCGGGATCCGCACCGAACCTGCACGGGGGCGCAGGGATCCCGTCCATTCTTGCCAAGTTTCCGGGCTCAGCTCTGCCCGCAGCGATTCCAGATCCACTCCCTTCTTGGGCAGCAGGATCAACATTTCCAGCTCCCCTTCCCCGTAGGGCAGGCTCACCACCTGCAACTGCTCGGTCTCCAGGTAGTCGTAACGACCTGATTGAACCATCATGGGCACTCGGACGCGGCGGCCATCCAACCGAGTAAAGGGCTGAGTTTGGGTGCGCTCCGGATCGAAGGGCTGAGTCCACTCGCCTTTGAAGTAGATGGCATTGAGCAAAACCATCAAATCCTCGCGGCTGAGGCGATCCACAATGCGGTTGATCTTGCCCTGGGTGCGCTCGGCCACCCAGCCGTTGATCTGGTTCACCGTTTGCCGGGATCCCAAATTCACCCGATTCACCACCGCTTGGTAGTAGGTGGCCAAAGCCTGCAAAAACTGGGGCTGTAAGGTGAGGGTTTGATCCACCCAGAGGCCGTTGGCCGTTTGCACCTGGACTGGCCCTCCTGCCGGGGATCCCTCCGCCAGCCAGCCCACCATTTGGGCATTGCTCCAGTTCAACTCATTGAGGGAAAGGTCCTGTGCCTCCAGCACCTCGGCCATTGCCGTTTGAGTCTCCCCAGAGGCGCCGTTGTAGAGCATGCTCAGGGCCAGGCGGATGCTCAAGGGGGAGAAAAAGAGGTTCTCTTGGGGCTGCTGACGGAGCAGGTGATCAAACAGTTTCAGCGCAAAGCGGCTTTGGGCTTGTTGGGCCACGGTCTTTTCCCCATACCCTTCCCCATAGGTCACCGTTGGCTCAAAGGGAATCCGCACCGGGGTTTCCTGTGAACGGGATCCCATCCCGTGAGTGGGCCAGAGGCCCAGGCTCAGTAAACCCAGCAGAGCCAGAAGAGGGATCCGGCTCACCAAGGATCGATTAAACAGGTCTTTCATAGGGCTCTCCTGGCAGAGTCTATGGCTATGCTATCGGGTCGGTTGCGGGCTGCTCTTGCCCAGGGCCGCCATTCCGGCTGCGCTCAAGGGGGAAAAGCACAGGCAGCTTCCGGCAAGCAAGAATTGGCAAGGCTCTCCCAGGGGGGAACTTCCTGCATCCGGTTGGCCAAGTCGCGGCAGCAGCGTCCGGCGCGATAGGATGAAGCCTGCACAGGAGAGTGCCACATGGTTCTGTTCACGATACACGTTCCAAAAGGGTGCAGAGTCGCCTTGGGCCTGGCTCTACTGCTCCTGGGATCCGGCTTGGGATGTACTGCTGCCACGGAGAGATCTCCCGCCTCACAAACTCAGGTAACCGAAGCCATCTCTCCATCCCCCCCAGCCATAGGGCAGCCCCAGCAACTGCCGGTTGAAGCGGAAGTCACCCTTGCCGGCCAACGCTTTGAGCTAGAGGTGGCCCGCACCCCTGAGCAACAGCGCTTGGGCCTGATGTTTCGCACCGATTTGCCGCCGGATCGGGGCATGTGGTTTCCCTTTGATCCGCCCCAGCCAGCTTCTTTTTGGATGTTCAACACCCTGATCAACCTGGACATCATTTTCCTTCACCAAGGCAAGGTGGTGTACATTGCCGCCGATGTGCCCGGCTGCCCCGCCCAACCCTGCCCCACCTATGGGCCGCCTCCTTCCCAGTTGGTGGACGGTGTGCTGGAGTTCCGCGGCGGGACGGCTGCTGCTTTGGGTTTGGCCGTTGGAGATCCGGTCGAGATCCGAGAGCATGACTCTAGTCAATAATAAGCTCAACTATACTGAAAATAATGTATAATATGTTCAGTACGGATTACTACCAGTTGATCTTTACTGTTTACTTTCGAGTCTGCCAACATGGTAGCCAAAGCAAAGCAGAAAATTGGTAGTAAGACGACACGGAAACTGCGCTTTGGGTATTCTACTCAAAGCTTTGCGGGATACCGCCATTCTGGTTGGAAACAAACAGAATGCTATCGCTGCATAGTTGAACAGTGATGTTCAGCAGTGTTCAGCGTAAATGTATCAGCTTCAGCCCGTAGCCCCTTGATTTCTACCTCCCCTCTCCCTGAGGGAGAGGGGCCGGGGGTGAGGGAAGACAGGCTCGCAGATGATCTTTTGAAGAATCTTTGCGATGATTTTTGAGGGTTGCTAACTAAGCCTACAGAAGAGGCGACGACAAGCCCAAGAGCAGTTTGGCCACCGCAAGCGAGTCTATGGATGTCAGCAGCGTAAGTCATTGGATAGGGGTGGGGGCTGTCGCCCTAGCCTCCATCCTTTGGGCTGAGATCGTGCGGGATGTACGCCATTGGCTGGCCCACCGGTGGCCCTGGCTGATGCCCAAACACATCCTGCACCACCGCCTGTTCCGCCCCGACCTTAGCGTGGTGGATGCACAGCTGTACCGAGAATCCCAGTGGCACCACGACGTTCCCGAAGCAGCGACGATGATCCTGGCCGGGATCCCTTGGGTGGTGGTATTGGGCCAGGGATCCCTGCTGTACGGCCTGGCGGCAGCGGTGGGGGTGGTCTACTCGGCCAGTTTCTGGGTGGCTGGTATGCTGCGGGGTTGGGGGCTGGCCCTGCAGACGGATATCACCCACCAGCCGGGGCCTTTCCCCGTTCCTCCCAGCCAATGGCATGTCAACCGCGCCTACCACTGGCGGCACCACTTCGACGATACCAACGCCTATTTTTGCGGCACCCTGACTCTCGTAGATCGGCTCATGGGCACCAGTCTCTCCTTGAAAGGCAAGCGAGTAGCCGTCACCGGCGCCTCCGGCACCCTGGGCCGGGCCTTGCTCAAGCATTTTCACCAGCAGGGGGCCAAAGTCATCGCCCTCAGCTCCCATTCGGATTCGGTTCACATCGAAGTGGACGGCCAGATCCAGCCGGTGGAGACCGTTCGCTGGCAGGTGGGGCAAGAGGGATCCCTGGCAGAGCTGCTGGAGCGGGTGGATATCTTGGTGCTCAACCACGGCCTGAACGTCCACAGGCAACGGGATCCCGAGTCTGTCCGCCAGTCCTATGCCGTCAACACTTTCTCCAGTTGGCGCCTAATGGAGCTGTTCTTCCAGACGGTGCGCGGCAACCCTGAGATGGCCACCAAAGAGGTGTGGGTGAACACCTCAGAGGCTGAGGCTAGCCCTGCTTTCAGTCCCCTCTACGAGCTCTCCAAGCGGGCCCTAGGCGATCTGGTTACTCTGCGCCGCCTCGATGCTCCCTGCACAGTGCGCAAGCTCATCCTCGGCCCCTTCAAGAGCCAGCTCAATCCCATTGGGGTTATGTCGGGAGATTGGGTGGCCGCTCAGATCTTGGCCCAGGCCAAACGAGACTGCCGCAACATCATCGTCACCATCAACCCCCTGACCTACTTGCTTTTCCCGCTCAAAGAGCTGGCTGTGAGCACTTATTTCCGCTTGTTTAGCCGTCGGTCTCCAAGGACTCCGTCCCGCGAGCGCGAACAGCCAGGGATCCCTGCCCCCAACCCAGATCCTGCAGGTGGGGCCGAGTCCGGTGATTTGCCTTTGGTTTAGTTAAAAGGAACTAGATCCCAACCCGTTCCATAGCTCTATGGCATTGGGCGCAAAAGTGGAGTAAGACAAGAGCAGGTTCCTTGGCGTGCCAATACGAACTTTTGGGGAGCGAGAGTGCCCTCCTTGGGTTTGCAGAAATACAGCAGCTCGATCCCCGGTGAGCGTTGGGTGTGAGGAGTAGGAGTGAGCGTGAACATGGTGCGACGGTGGGTGGGCGCAGTGCTCTGCGTGGTGGGTGGGTCGTTGATGCCGGGGCTGTTGTCCGGCTGTGCCATCCCGATGCCTTCGGCATCTGCAGGGGTTTCTGAAGTGCAGGTGCGGTTGGTGCATGTGGCCCCCAATGCCCCTCGAATTGACTTGGAGGTGGGAGGGGTGAAGGCTGCTCGGGGTGTAGCCTATGGCTCGGTGAGCGAATACGTGCGCATACCGGCGGGCGAGTACGACATCGTTTTGTTTTCAACACCTGAGACTCTCAACCCTGGCCAGCCTGCGAGTTCTGCGGTTGCGGCCAGAACCGTAGCCAATCTCAGGGGCGGGGGAGTATTCTCGGTGGTTGCTGCCAACGAGCCGAATCGCATGACGGCCCTGGTGCTGGAAGACAACATCCATCCGCCCTTTGATCAAGCCCTGGTGCGGTTCGTCCACGCTGCCCCTGATGCGCCGGCCCTGCAATGGCAAGGGGAGCAGGGGCGGGTACTGCTGCCCCAGTTGGCGTTTGGACAAGTATCCACCTTTCAAGCTATGCGCCCCGGCTTTACCCAAATTCAAGTGGCCATAGCCCCTTCAGCCTCCGCGCCAGGTGTGCAGTCGGCTCCCAGCCGGAGCATTCCCCTGCAGCGGTTTGACCTGCAGCTGGAGGCGGGGAAAGTCTATACCCTCTATGTAGCGGGATTGTTGCGCAGCAATCCGGCCCTAAGCCTGGTGCTGGCAGAGGAAACTCGAGCTCGCAGGCTCCTATAGCCAAGGTGTTTCGGTCTCTCTTCTCCTTACACTGAGTTAAGGAATACCTCAGGGTGGGGGCAGATAGGGAATATGCTCTGTGGTGGAGCAGGCCAATGCCGTTGGCGTTCTCCGCTGCCAATATGATCTTAAAGGATCTCAGAATCCTAACATGCGGTGCGAAGCACTAGGGGATGCAGCCTGTGGATGCTTTGTTTCAAGTTGTGGTGCTGAATCAAACCCCAGATCCAGAACGGGTCATCTACCAGGCAATGCACCAGGATTACAGCCCTGATTTTGTCACCTCAGAAAGCCGGATCCCGGAAAAGTATGGAGAGGCGGTGGTGCGGCATTTGCTGGAGGGCAACCGTGGCCACTATGGGCCTCTAGAGCATCCTCAGATCACCTTTGGGGTGGGCTATTTTCCCCACGCCGTCATGCAACAGGCCCGTACTCATCGGGTGGGAATTTCTTTTGATGTTCAATCCTTCCGATATACAGGCCAGCAAATTGCCGATTTGGGCAAAAAGCTCTTGTTCGCGTCAGCGGTGCGGAGCACAACCGAGACTGCTGCTCCTGTTGGCGAGACCGGCTACGGTTGCGTCAGCGATCGCGTCAGCGGGCCGGAGGCCTATCGCGACAGCGGTGCGGAGCACATTGCGGAGCACAGTGGCGGGACGGAGTCCTCCTTGTCTTTGCAAGAGCTGGAAACTCTGTTTTACGTTCCTGCCAGCGTCAAGGAGGGCAAAGCCAAAACCCGCCAAGGCTGCAAGCCCATCTCCCCCGCAGCTTTGGATATCATTCTTGCGCAATATCGCAGCCAGGCCATTGCTTATTATCGCCTGGTAGAAGAGTGCGGATTGCCCTATGAAGATGCTCGCAACATCATTGGCTACGGGATCCGACAACACTTCGTGGTCTCTTTCAATTGCCGTAGTCTAATGCATTTTTTGGATTTACGAGCCAAAGAAGATGCTCAACGAGAAATTCAACATCTGTGTGAACTGATTTGGCCCCACTTTGAAGCGTGGTGTCCCCACGTGGCGGCCTGGTATCGTAAGCATCGCTGGGGAAAGGCTAGATTATCCCCCTAAACTTAGTTTAGATAGATATGCTCTGCTAACCCCTTCTGCGGCTAATCCTGTTTTTGATCTTTTGTTGGGTTACGGGTATGGATCCCGAAGCTTATGAGCAAATGGCAGGCTTGGAAGACCGGCATTGGTGGTTTTTGGGTCGCCGTCACATTCTGAGTCGGGTTATTGGATCCCTGTCGCTTCCCCCCTCTGCTTATATTTTGGAAGCTGGCTGTGGTAGCGGCGGCAACCTGGAGATGTTGTCCAGATTTGGCAAAGTTTGGGCTATGGAAAAGAGTGAAATTGCACTGCCGCTGGCCCAAGCTCGCGGTATTGGGATCGTGGCAGAGGGGGAGTTGCCAAACCGGATCCCCTTTGGTTCTCAACGATTTGATTTGATTGCTTTGCTGGATGTGCTGGAGCATCTGGAGAATGACAAAGAAGCTCTCCTAGCCCTCAGTCAAAGGTTAACCCCATCTGGCTACTTAGTTGTAACTGTTCCGGCTTATCCGTGGCTGTGGAGTTTACATGATGAGCTTAATCATCACAAGAGACGATATACCCGCGGGCAACTTTTGTCGTTGCTTAAAAGCTCAGGTCTAGAAGTTTATACCCTTGTTTTCTTCAACAGTTTTCTTTTCCCAATCATTTCAGGGATCCGCATAATGCAGAAAGTGCTTCGCCTGAGGGAAAGCCAAGATCTGAAAATGCCGCCGCTTTGGCTCAATCGACTGCTGACGGGTATTTTTGCTGCAGAAGCCTATCTGATACCTAAGTTTTCTCTGCCCTTTGGTGTATCTCTGCTGGCAGTAGCCGGCCCGGCAACGAAATCGTAGTATCCTGTCATCATTGCTGTTCTCAGACTGCACTTTGATCATTGCTTAAACTCTCATGTTTCGACATCCAATGTCTGCAATTCTGGTAGTTTCTACAACAGCCTTTTCCGACGGTACTTAACCCACTCAACAGGGATTTTTATCTGTTGCATGATGAGGATCCCAATTACTTAAAGAACTTATTTTGTGTTAGCAGCATGAAGTCCTTTGAAGCTGGGAAGGGCCGTCAATAGAATTATCTGGTGAGGGCTACCCATTCAAGTTTTGGTCAACACTGATCTTGTCCAATAGCCTCAGATGCACAATCTTTTCTGTAAGATTGTCAACAGTCTTGATGCCGAAGGAGATAACCCTTGGCCGAACGCGGCTATAAAACTCGTCTGGATCTGCATCGTTTGTGGGTGCCCTTGGCCTGTTTTGGCGATGGCCTTTGTATTTGGTTGGCCTTTGGGGCGGGCTACTGGCTGCGCAGCTTGCGTCCTCATCAGCTCTTGCCTTGGGATGTCTACGCGGCCTTGGGATTGTTGACCGCCCTCAGTTATTGGGGCATTCAGGCGGGCTTGGGCGGATACGGTGAGTCGAAGCGCTTGTCTCGCTTTGAAGAATGGGCCAGTTTGCTGGTGGGGTTGGGATTGACGTTTGGTTTGGTGCTGGCAGGGGCCTTTTTCGTTCGCTCGGTCTCTTTGTCGCGGCTGGTGGTGGGCTACGCCGGCTTGTTGGCTCTGCTGAGTTTGACTTTGGTACGGGTGGGGTTGCGGCTGGGCATGGGCTGGTTGTGCTCTAGGGGCTACGGTC
Proteins encoded in this region:
- a CDS encoding bifunctional sterol desaturase/short chain dehydrogenase — translated: MDVSSVSHWIGVGAVALASILWAEIVRDVRHWLAHRWPWLMPKHILHHRLFRPDLSVVDAQLYRESQWHHDVPEAATMILAGIPWVVVLGQGSLLYGLAAAVGVVYSASFWVAGMLRGWGLALQTDITHQPGPFPVPPSQWHVNRAYHWRHHFDDTNAYFCGTLTLVDRLMGTSLSLKGKRVAVTGASGTLGRALLKHFHQQGAKVIALSSHSDSVHIEVDGQIQPVETVRWQVGQEGSLAELLERVDILVLNHGLNVHRQRDPESVRQSYAVNTFSSWRLMELFFQTVRGNPEMATKEVWVNTSEAEASPAFSPLYELSKRALGDLVTLRRLDAPCTVRKLILGPFKSQLNPIGVMSGDWVAAQILAQAKRDCRNIIVTINPLTYLLFPLKELAVSTYFRLFSRRSPRTPSREREQPGIPAPNPDPAGGAESGDLPLV
- a CDS encoding serpin family protein, whose protein sequence is MKDLFNRSLVSRIPLLALLGLLSLGLWPTHGMGSRSQETPVRIPFEPTVTYGEGYGEKTVAQQAQSRFALKLFDHLLRQQPQENLFFSPLSIRLALSMLYNGASGETQTAMAEVLEAQDLSLNELNWSNAQMVGWLAEGSPAGGPVQVQTANGLWVDQTLTLQPQFLQALATYYQAVVNRVNLGSRQTVNQINGWVAERTQGKINRIVDRLSREDLMVLLNAIYFKGEWTQPFDPERTQTQPFTRLDGRRVRVPMMVQSGRYDYLETEQLQVVSLPYGEGELEMLILLPKKGVDLESLRAELSPETWQEWTGSLRPRAGSVRIPRFELAYETDLTSVLQQLGLGVAFSNRADFSQMTPEPARISKVLHKAAIEVNEEGSEAAAATGVIVSRTAVDRQEPFQFVADRPFWFAIVASGSGGNPAAQTVLFMGSLVDPE
- a CDS encoding DUF4397 domain-containing protein; this translates as MVRRWVGAVLCVVGGSLMPGLLSGCAIPMPSASAGVSEVQVRLVHVAPNAPRIDLEVGGVKAARGVAYGSVSEYVRIPAGEYDIVLFSTPETLNPGQPASSAVAARTVANLRGGGVFSVVAANEPNRMTALVLEDNIHPPFDQALVRFVHAAPDAPALQWQGEQGRVLLPQLAFGQVSTFQAMRPGFTQIQVAIAPSASAPGVQSAPSRSIPLQRFDLQLEAGKVYTLYVAGLLRSNPALSLVLAEETRARRLL
- a CDS encoding DUF192 domain-containing protein produces the protein MVLFTIHVPKGCRVALGLALLLLGSGLGCTAATERSPASQTQVTEAISPSPPAIGQPQQLPVEAEVTLAGQRFELEVARTPEQQRLGLMFRTDLPPDRGMWFPFDPPQPASFWMFNTLINLDIIFLHQGKVVYIAADVPGCPAQPCPTYGPPPSQLVDGVLEFRGGTAAALGLAVGDPVEIREHDSSQ
- a CDS encoding class I SAM-dependent methyltransferase; its protein translation is MDPEAYEQMAGLEDRHWWFLGRRHILSRVIGSLSLPPSAYILEAGCGSGGNLEMLSRFGKVWAMEKSEIALPLAQARGIGIVAEGELPNRIPFGSQRFDLIALLDVLEHLENDKEALLALSQRLTPSGYLVVTVPAYPWLWSLHDELNHHKRRYTRGQLLSLLKSSGLEVYTLVFFNSFLFPIISGIRIMQKVLRLRESQDLKMPPLWLNRLLTGIFAAEAYLIPKFSLPFGVSLLAVAGPATKS
- a CDS encoding Uma2 family endonuclease gives rise to the protein MVEVLEREKLAEAPADSSPAASRKIWTDEEFMALPEDGNRYEVVNGELVTVGSAGAKHGYYVSLIHIILGSYVRSQRIGFTFDSDTSFKMKSGNRRSPDCSFFSKERLQSLGGIPRGYIEGSPDLAVEVLSDANTIGEIHDRLVEYFENGSRLVWIIHPEEKYVLVYRRPEPEALKKPGDILEGGEVIPGFALDLSEFFAEPEL
- a CDS encoding FAD-dependent thymidylate synthase — translated: MQPVDALFQVVVLNQTPDPERVIYQAMHQDYSPDFVTSESRIPEKYGEAVVRHLLEGNRGHYGPLEHPQITFGVGYFPHAVMQQARTHRVGISFDVQSFRYTGQQIADLGKKLLFASAVRSTTETAAPVGETGYGCVSDRVSGPEAYRDSGAEHIAEHSGGTESSLSLQELETLFYVPASVKEGKAKTRQGCKPISPAALDIILAQYRSQAIAYYRLVEECGLPYEDARNIIGYGIRQHFVVSFNCRSLMHFLDLRAKEDAQREIQHLCELIWPHFEAWCPHVAAWYRKHRWGKARLSP